Below is a genomic region from Pseudomonas berkeleyensis.
CGACGCTGTCGTCCCACCCGTTGACGTAGCCGATCTTCAGGGTGGGTTTCTCGGCAGCCAGGGCACTGCCCATACCGATGGCCAGGGCGGCGGCGCCGAGGCAGAGATTTTTCAATACGCGCATATCGTGGTGCTCCGTCAGTTGAGAGAAGGACTACAAACCGCTGCATGTGGTCATTCGGTGTTGAAGCAGGCCTCAAGACGCTTGTGTACGGCTTGTACACTCCGTGCTCTGGGTCGGTTTCGCCGTGCCTGACCATCGCTTGCTACGTCGCTGATCCTCCTGGAGTGGCAGTTGCAAAATCGTTGACTGGCTCGTTCTCATTGCGGGCCTTGCGAAACCGTGTTGCGCAGCAGATTGCCGGTTCGCGGGCAAAGTCTCCCCGTCACGGCCGCAAAGCGGCCGCGGGTGGTTGACGAGGAGGTTTCAAGCCCGAACCTTCGGTTGCGGGCCTGAATCGGGTCGCGGCCTGTTACAGCCCGACGTGTTTCTTGACGGCGGCTACGCCATCCTGACCGTCGAAGGTGGTCACGCCGCTCAGCCACTGGTCGAGGATCGCCGGGTTGGCCTTGATCCACGCCTTGGCGACGTCCTGCGGGTTTTCCTTCTCCAGTACCTTTTCCATCAGCTGGCTTTCGATTTCGACGGTGAACTGCAGGTTGCTCAGCAGTTTGCCGACGTTGGCGCAGCGCGCTTCGTAGTCTGGCGGTACCACGGTGTAGACCTTGGCGGCGCCGTAGTCGGGGCCGAACACATCGTCACCACCGGAGAGATAGGTGATGTCGTATTGGGTGTTCATCGGGTGCGGTGCCCAACCAAGGAAGACCACGGGCTCTTTCTTCCGGATCGCGCGCGACACCTGCACCAGCATGCCCGCTTCGCTGGACTCGACCATGCGGAAGTCGCCGAGGTCGAACTGGTTGTTCTTGATCATGCCGTCGATCAGCAGATTGCCGTCGTTACCCGGTTCGATGCCGTAGATCTTGCCGCCCAGCTGATCCTTGAACTTGGCGATGTCCTGGAAGCTCTTCAGGCCAGCCTCGGCCGCGTAGCTCGGCACCGCCAAGGTGTACTTGGCGCCTTCGAGGTTGGCTTTTTCCAGCACCTTGACGCCGTTGTCCTTGAGGAAGGGCTCGATCACCGAGTCCATCGACGGTGCCCAGTAACCGAGGAAAACATCGATCTGGCCGCTTTTTACGCCGGTGAAGGCGATCGGTACCGAGGCCATGATCTTGCGTGGCTGGTAGCCCAGCCCTTCGGCCAGGGTCATGGCCACGCCGGTGGTGGCGGCGATGTCAGCCCAGCCGATCTCGGCGAAACGCACCTGTTTGCAGCTCGCCGGCTCGGCAGCCATGGCACCCTGCATCAGCGCGCAGGACAACAGGCCGATGGCGGCGGTGGTCTTGATCGTTTTCATCTGCGGTTCCCTGTGAAGTGAAAAAACGGATTAGCTGGACTGGCGCTGCAGCTTGCCACTGAACCAGGCGAACAGGCCGCGTTTGGCCGTCTGCTTGGTGCCGAAACTTTCGGTGATGCGGTCGAGGATGATTGCCAGCAGCACCACGGCCATGCCGCTCTCGAAGCCTAGACCGATATCGAGACGTTGGATGCTCGCCAGTACGTCGTTACCCAGGCCGCCGGCGCCGACCATCGAGGCGATGATCACCATCGACAGGGCCATCATGATGGTTTGGTTGACCCCGGCCATGATCGACGGCATGGCGTTGGGCAGTTGCACCTTGAACAGCAACTGGCGCCCTGTGCAGCCGAAGGACTGGCCGGCCTCGACGATTTCCTTGTTCACCTGGCGGATGCCCAGGCTGGTCAGGCGCACTGCCGGTGGCATGGCGAAGATCACCGTGGCGATGATGCCGGGGACGCGACCGAGGCCGAAGAGCATGGCCGCCGGGATCAGGTAGACGAATGCCGGCATGGTCTGCATGAAGTCGAGAATCGGCCGGATGATGGTGGCCACGCGCTCGCTCTTGGCTGCCCAGATACCCAGCGGGATGCCCAGCAGCAGGCTGATCAGCGTCGAGGAGAAGGTCAGGCCGAGCGTCACCACCGTCTGTTCCCAGAAACCGGTCATGACGATGAGGATGAAGGCCACCGCGGTGAACAGGGCGAAACGTGCGCCGATGCGCCACAGGCCGAGGGCGACGAATATGGCGATCAGCAGCCAGGCCGGCGGCAGCATGAGCAGGGCTTCGATGCCTTCGGAAAAGCCGCTGACCAGTTTACCGATGCTGTCGAAGGCGCCGCTGTAGTTGTCCAGCAGATGCTGGACGACGTCGTTGACCCAGCTACCGAGGTCGAGTTTCTTGTCACTCATGGGATTCCCCCTGCAGTCGGGTCAGCAGGCGGCCCTTGCTGATGGCGCCGCAGTAATGGCCGTCGGCGTCCACCACCGGGATCGGCCCCTCGTTGTCCACCAGGCGGCTGATGACGTCTTCCAGCGGCATGTCCTCGGGCACCGGCACGACCTGCTTGAGGGCGTTGGTTTCCAGTGGCTTGGGTTCGTCGCCATCGACCATCAGCGCGATCTTCTCCAGGCTGATGGAGCCCTGGAAGTTGTTCTGCTCGTCGACGATGAAGGCGTAGTGCTTGTCCAGCGCCTGCAGCTCCTTGCAGATTTTCGCCGCGTCCGGCGCCTTGCCGTTGTGTACGTAGGTCGGCACGCTGTCGGCCTTGAGCTGGCCGGCGGTGAGGTAACGGCTGGTGTCGACGGTATCGAAGAAGTTGCGCACGTATTCGTTGGCCGGCTTCTCGATCAGCTCCTGCGGGGTGCCGACCTGGATCAGCTTGCCGCCTTCCATGATGCCGATGCGGGTACCGATGCGCATGGCTTCTTCGATGTCGTGGGAGACGAAGATGATGGTGCGGCGATGGGTCTTCTGCAGCTCCAGCAGCACGTCCTGCATTTCACGGCGCTTGAGCGGGTCGAGGGCCGAGAAGGCCTCGTCCATGATGATCATCGAGGGGTTGACCGTCAGCGCACGGGCCAGACCGACGCGCTGCTGCATGCCACCGGAAAGCTCATGCGGGTACTTGTGGGCGAAGGTGTCCAGGCCAACCTGCTTGAGCACTTCCATGGCGCGCTTCTCACGCTCCTTGCGCCCGGTGCCGGCCACTTCCAGGCCGAAGGCGGCGTTGTCCAGCACGCTGCGCGAAGGCATCAGGGCGAAGGACTGGAAGACCATGCTCATGTCACGGCGACGCAGGTCGATCAGTTGCGACTGCGGCAGCTTGGCCACGTTCTGCCCGTCGATGTAGACATCACCGCCGCTGGGTTCGACCAGGCGGTTGATCAGGCGGATCAGGGTCGATTTGCCGGAGCCGGACAGGCCCATGAGAACGAAGATCTCGCCCTCCTCGACACTGAACGACACATCGCTGACGCCAATCACGGCGCCTTTCTCGGCCAGAATCCTCTCCTTGCTCCAGCCTTCCTTGAGCAGGTCGATGGCTTCTTGTGGGTTTGAGCCGAAAACCTTGTACAGGTGTTCGACCACGATCTTTCCAGACTGCATGGGACGTTTCCCCTTCAATCGGTATCCAGTTCGCGCTGGCACGGCCGGGCACGCATCGTCGAAGCGTAGATCAGCTGTGTCAGGCCTCTGATACCTGTGTGGGTGTTTGCTGAGTTTCGGGGCTGGCGAGCGCTTCGCTGCAGGGGTCGGCCGTGGCGCTCGGGCACACCGCAGCGCACGCAGCTGATGGCGATGCTTGCCCGCTGCGTCGTTGCGTCGTGTTCATGAGTGTCCATTGCCTTGCCGTGTTGCAAACCGCTTTCCAAACCCTCTGGCAGTGTTTCGAAGCCCATTCCCTTGGGGTTTCATACGCCGTCCTGGCGCATGCGTACATCCGAAATTTCTTGTTGGACTGGCGCCCTATCGATGGTGGGCCAGCGCTTGTCTGTTCTTCGGTCCGGGGCGGTGGGCCCTGGTCTGCCGTTCCCCTCGGGGCTCGGCAGCGACGTTATCGGCTGACTCAACGATATAGTCTTGGGGTCTGCGCAATTATCGGTTTGCGACCCTGACGTGTTGGGCGACGACATGGCCCACTACGCCGTGTGTTTTCACCTGTTTTCGCCGTTTTCCGGGCTCCTGAAAGCACTGCTCCGCTGTCGTTTCGAATAGGCCTCGGCGTGAGCGCCGAGGTGGGGTATCGAGAACGCGCTTTAAAAACCTTAACAGACTTTTTTGCCCCTTGGCCAAGCCTGCAAGCCGCGCCGGGCTTGGTTTCCAGCTCTGCAAGCGAGACGCAGGCGGCGTACCGCGGGGGCTGTGGCGATGTTGAAAAAAATTTACAGAAATGTGGAGATGGCGCACTTCGAGCGACGCAGGAAGAGGTGGCAGCAGACTGTGACTGGCGAGTCGGGGCAGCGTTCGTTGCGCATGGCATTCGACGCGTTCTGCTCAGTGGACGAATGCTCTCGACGAACGTCGAGGATTCTTTTTCTTTTGCCATTTTTATCGTTATTTCTTGGCTGTTTCGTCGAATTTATCAGTCATTTGCGGCTAGCGGTATGTCGAAGACCTTGGTGATGGGCGCGCCCTGATAGCGGGTCACGCCATCGAGCCAGGCCGCGATCATCTGCGGGTTGTTCTCGATCCAGTCCTTGGCCACACGGCGCCGGTTGGTATTGCCTTCCAGCACGGCGCTCATCAGCTGGTTTTCTGCGGCGATGGTGAAGGTCATGTTGCGAAACAGCCGAGCCAGATTGGGACACTGCTGGCTGAAGTTGCCACGCGCCACTGTATTGACCTGGGCCGCTCCATAGTTGGGGCCGAAATACTCGTCGCCACCAGCCAGGTAGTTCATCTTCAGACGCTCGTTCATCGGGTGCGGTTCCCAACCGAGGAAAACCGCCCACTTACCCAGGCGCTGAGCGCGCTCGACGTGGTTGAGCATGCCGCTTTCGCTGGATTCCACCAGGGTGAAACCGCGCAAGCCGAAGACATTGTCGCGAATCATGCCCTTGACCATTTCGTTGCCTTCGTTGCCCGGCTCGATACCGAAGATCTGTCCGCCCAGCTCGTCCTTGAAGCGATGGATGTCGGCGAAGTCCTTGAGTCCGGCGTCATAGCCGGGGGTGAGCACTGCCAGGGTGTAACGCACCGTTGGCAGGTTGGTATGCAGTTTCTCGATCTTGCCGCTGTCCAGGTGGGGCTGTACCTGCTCGCTCTGCGCCGGCATCCAGTTGCCGAGGAACACATCCAGCTGGCCTTCGGACAGGCTGCGGTAGGTGTCGGGTAACGACATGCGCTTGATCTGCGTGCGGTAGCCGATTTCGCCCAATACCAGGCGTGCCACGGCGGTGGTCATGGTGATGTCGGTCCAGCCGACATCGCTCAGGCGTACCTGCTCGCAGCGTTCGGCTTCGGCGGCCTGCAGTCCGGTGCTGGAGACAAGGGAGATTGCGAGCAGCCAGCGGGTGAGTCTGTTCATGAACCGTACCTGTGTCGATTGGCCAGTGGATGGAGTTCCTGCACAACGTGCGAGCGCGCTATTTCATAGCAAGAGGTGGGCCGCCCCAGGGCTGGGAAAACGACGCGGGCATGCCGAAACGAGACGTGCTCGTCAGAACCGTTGACGACGACGTGAATGGGCACGCACTGGTCGGTGTCAGACGCGGCTGCAATGGTGAAATCCCGATGATGAGCGGCGACTCATCCAGCGAGGTTTTCCAGCGTGGCTATCAGCGTTTTCGACCTGTTCAAGATCGGCATCGGACCGTCCAGCTCTCACACCGTGGGGCCGATGCGTGCGGCTGCATTGTTCGTCGCGACGCTGCGCGAGCGGGAACTGCTGGAGCGAGTGCGGCGTATCGAAGTGCGTCTGTATGGCTCGCTGTCAGCCACCGGTGTAGGTCACGGCAGCGACCGTGCGGTGATCATGGGTTTGATGGGGGAGTGGCCTGACAGCATCGATCCGGCGCAGATCGCCCCGCGCATAGCCACGCTGTTGGAGTGCGGTGAGCTGCTGCTCGACGGTCGCCTGCCTATCGCTTTCGACTGGGTGCGTGACATGCGCCTGCTGGACGAGAACCTGCCCTATCACCCGAACGCCATGACCCTGATTGCAGAGGGTGTGGACGGGGAACTGCACAGCGATACCTATTACTCGGTTGGCGGCGGTTTCGTGGTCGACGCGGCGCAGGCTGCCGGCGGTCTGCTCGATCAGGATCACACTGCGCTGCCTTACGATTTTTCCAGTGGCGCCGAGCTGTTGCGCCTGTGCCGTCAACATGGTCTGCGCGTGTCGCAACTGATGTTGGCCAACGAAAAAGCCTGGCGCAGTGAGGCGGAGATTCGTGCTGGGCTGCTGAAGCTGTGGCAGGCCATGCAGGATTGCGTGACCAACGGTTTGCGCGAGGAGGGCATTCTGCCTGGCGGGTTGAGCGTACGGCGGCGTGCCGCCAAGCTGCATCGCAGCTTGCAGGAGCTGGGCAAGCCCAACGTGATTGGCAGCACCATGAGCGCCATGGAGTGGGTCAACCTCTACGCCTTGGCGGTCAACGAGGAAAATGCCGCCGGTGGGCGCATGGTTACCGCGCCTACCAATGGCGCGGCCGGGATCATCCCGGCGGTGCTGCATTACTATATGCGCTTCAACCCCGATGCCAACGATGCCGATGTGGTCGATTTTCTGCTGGCGGCCGCGGCGATCGGCATCCTGTGCAAGAAGAATGCATCGATTTCCGGCGCCGAAGTGGGTTGTCAGGGGGAGGTCGGCTCGGCCTGTGCCATGGCTGCGGCAGGGCTTGCCGAGGTGCTCGGCGCCACGCCCGAACAACTTGAAAACGCTGCCGAGATCGGCCTGGAACACAATCTCGGACTGACCTGCGACCCGGTCGGTGGCCTGGTGCAGGTGCCCTGTATCGAACGCAACGCCATTGCAGCAGTGAAGGCGATCAACGCGGCGCAGATGGCGCTGCGCGGCGATGGCGAGCATCACATTTCGCTGGATCGGGTGATTCGCACCATGCGCGACACCGGTGCCGACATGCACGACAAGTACAAGGAAACCTCGCGCGGTGGTCTGGCCGTCAGCGCCATCGAGTGCTGACCTTTGCTGGTGCAACATCCGATCCGTAACGGCCGGTTCGCGAGCTTTTGGTGCGGCCAGAAATGGTCTTGTCCATGCTCGTGGTGACCGGTCGGTCGAGGTTGTTACCGTCCGTCCGTTACTGCCGCTGTTGGGCGTCGTAGCACGCCCCTCAGGCAGTGCTACCGAAATGCTCAAGCCCCCGTGGTACATGGGCTCGCGAGCGGTTCGCCGGCTTCTTTCTCATCCCTCAGAGCCCCGCCTGGTGCGCCACGCACCGATGGTCTATTTTTTATTGAACACGCATTCAATTTAGGCATGACCTTTGCCTAGATATGGATAGCGGCCCGGTTGCCGAAACCCGGGCGAGAACAAAACAGAGGCCCATTTCAAATGGGCTCATACCGTGCTTAGCGTGAGGGTTTCATCGATGTCGCAGTTCACTCAAGGGGCACAACCCCAGAACCGTGTCGCCCAGTCCATCGGCTTTCTCCTGCTGGACAACTTCACCCTGATTTCCCTCGCTTCGGCGGTGGAGCCCCTGCGCATGGCCAACCAGCTTTCCGGCAAGGAGCTGTATCGCTGGCACACCCTCACTCACGATGGCCTGCCGGTCAGTGCCAGCGATGGCTTGCAGATCACCCCGGACGCCGCGATGCAGAATGCCCCGGCCCTGGATGCAGTGATCGTCTGCGGCGGCGTGGATATCCAGCACAGCGTCAAGCGTGAGCATGTCAGCTGGCTGCAACTGCAGGCGCGCCAGGGCCGTCAGCTGGGTGCGGTGTGCACCGGCAGCTGGGCGCTGGCCAAGGCCGGTCTGCTCGATGGCTATGACTGCAGCGTGCACTGGGAATGTCTGGCCTCGATGCAGGAAGCCTTCCCACGTGCCGCCATCACCACTCGCCTGTTCTCCATCGACCGTAACCGCAACACCAGCTCTGGCGGCACTGCGCCGATGGACATGATGCTGCACCTGATCGGTCAGCTGCATGGCCGTGAACTGGCTGCCGGCATCTCCGAGATGTTCATCTACGAGCGCATCCGCAACGAGCAAGATCACCAGCGCGTGCCGCTCAAGCACATGCTTGGCAGCAACCAGCCGAAGCTGCAGGAAATCGTCGCGCTGATGGAAGCCAACCTGGAGGAGCCGATCGACCTCGACGAGCTGGCCTGTTTCGTCGACATCTCGCGCCGTCAGCTTGAGCGCCTGTTCCAGAAGTACCTGCACTGCTCGCCGTCGCGCTATTACCTGAAGCTGCGCCTGATCCGTGCGCGCCAACTGCTCAAGCAGACCAGCATGTCGATCATCGAAGTCGCGTCGGTCTGTGGCTTCGTGTCCACCCCGCATTTCTCCAAGTGCTACCGCGAGTACTTCGGCATTCCGCCGCGTGATGAGCGCGCCGGCCAGTCGGGTTCCAACCTGGTGGTGTTGCTGCCGATCCCCGAGCATCAGGTCAACTCAAGCGCCGTGCTGGCGCTCAATCGTGCTCAGGGTGAGTCGACCTTCGCCAGCGTGCGTATCTGAGTCGAGTCGCAATGAAAACGGGGCGCCAATGGCGCCCCGTTTCGTTGTGGGGTTGAGTTGGGCGTGAGTCGCTTCGGCCCAGCGTTCTTCTGTTGAGATAGGTGCGCACGGCGCACCCTACAGTTGTCCGTCCGTAGGGTGCGCCATGCGCACCGATAGATCAGGCGGGTTTCGGCACCAGGGCTGGCAGCAGATGCCGGCTGATGGCTTCACGCACGTTGGGCAGCAGGGTTGCGCTGCCGCCGAGCAACTCCTCGACTAGGCGACGCAAGGCGACGGCGCGCTCGGGGCTGAGGCCGCTGACGGCCAGCTCGCAGGCCTGTTCCGGCGAGGCGCCCGATGGAATGCTCAGGCCCAGGGATACCAGGCGCTCGCGAAAATCTTCCTGGTCGATCAGATCGGCATGCATCATGGTCGTGACTCCTTGTGGCAAAGCAGGCGTTTAAAAACGTAGGCGAGGCAGCCAGTACAAGGCAAAAACAGGCGAAAAAGCGGAGTTTACGAGTTGTAAATGAGCATTTTGAGCCTGTTTTTAACGCAGTAATGGCAACGCAGGTAGTTTTTCAACTGCCTGCTAGCGCAGGACGCCTTCCTCGATCAGTAGTTTGAAGATAGCTTCAGCGCCGTCTTGTGGCGAGACATCCTTGAGTATCTGACCGCCGCCACCACTGGCTTTGGCCGTGGCCGCCTTCATACGTTCCGCTCCCGTCTTGGCCTTGATCACCTTGAGGCGCTTGGGTCGTGGCTTGGCCGGTTGCAAGGTAGCGCTGGCCAGCAGCGGATCGTCTACCACCGTGACTTCATGAGCTTCGATCAGGCCGCGGCGGGCCGGGCCGAAGGCGCTCTGCCGCGCGACCGGCGCGGCGTTGTCGACACTGGCGACGCAGGGCAGGCGTACCTTGAGCCGGCGCCGCTGACCCCGTGGCAAGGCTTGCAATACCTGAGCCACGCCGTTTTCCACTTTCTCCACTTCGGCCAGGCCGACGACCATCGGCCAGCCCAGGCGCTCGGCCAGCAGGAACGGCAGCATGCCCGAACCCTCGCCGGTTTCCGCCTGGCTGCCGGTCAGCACCAACTGCGTGCGGCTGCCTTGCAGGTAGTCGACCAGTAGCGGCAGGGCGTCGGCGCTGTCTGGTTGCTCCAGCACATCGAGCTGTTCCAGGCCCATGCCCAAGTAACCGCGCAGGGCTTCGGCCTGCGGGTCGCCAGCGTGCAGCAATTGCAGGTTCTGCCCGGCCAGGCGCAGGCCGAGCTCCACCGCACGGGCGTCCTGCTCGGCGCGCCGTGGACGACCGGAGGTCGGGTGAGCGCCCACCGATACCAGGGCGACGATATTCAGATCAGTCATGGTGTCCCCGTAGCCCGGATGCAATCCGGGAAAAATGGTGGTGCCCCTTACGCCGCATCACGTTTGCCCTCCTGGCGCCAGGCTGCGACGCGCTCGATCAGCGCTTGCAGGATTGCCGCCGAGTCGCCGATCACCGAGAGGTCAGCTCGTTTGATCATGTCGCAGCCGGGATCCATGTTCACCGCCACCACCTTGTCGCAGGCGCCGATGCCCTGCAGGTGCTGGATGGCGCCGGAAATGCCGACTGCCAGGTAGACACGGGCGGTCACCCAGGTGCCGGTAGCGCCGACCTGACGGTTACGCGGCATGAAGCCATCGTCCACGGCCACGCGCGAGGCGCCTTCGGTGGCACCGAGGGCGACGGCGGCCTGGTGGAACAGCGTCCAGTCTTTCACGCCGTTGCCGCCGGAGAGAATGAACTCGGCTTCGGCCATGGGAATTTGTGCTGGGTTGACAGCCACCGGGCCTAGATCTTCGATGCGCGGCAGGCTGTGGGCGACCTTCTCGCCCAGTTCCAGCGCGCGAACTTCATGGCGAGTTTCGCTGACCGGCTCGGCGCATTCGGCGGCGGCCAGGATCAGCCGTGGCAGTGCGCGCTGAATGTCCTGCTGGCCGGCACCGGCGCGGCCGGTGGCTTGTTCACCGGCGACCTGCCAGACGCGGGTGGCTGGACGCTCACCGAGTTTGGCGGCCAGGCGCCGGCCCAGCTCGCCGCCACCGGTGCGGCTGTCAGGCAGCAGCCAGTGACGTGGCGCCAGCTGGCTTTCCACGGCGCTCAGTGCCAGTACACGGGCTTCCGGGGCGTAGCCGTCGAAGGCGTTGCCCTCGATGCGTAACAGGCGGTCGACGCCGGCTGTGTCGAAAGCGCTTTCCTTGTCCTCACCGAATACCACGGCTACGACGGCGCCGCTGTCACCGGCCAGCTTGCGGGCCAGGCCGAGCAGGTCCTTGTCGTGGCTGGACAGACGTCCGCCGACCATGTCCGGTACCACGCAGACGTGGAAGGCTGGTTGATCGAGGATATGCAGCGGCAGTTGCACTGCGACGCTGGCGCTGCTGCGTTTGCTGCTGGTGCCCTGCTGGGCGCCGCTGCGGTCGATGCGCTTGAGCCCGGCCGGGCCGATGAATCCAGCGGCGATGGCATGCGGGTTCTTGCGGATGATGCCATTGGGGCCCATCCAGCTGGTTTCGGCCTTCTGCATCGACGCATGCAACGGGTGCAGGCGGTTACGGGCGATCCACTCGGCGCGAGGGTCGCGGCGGATGATGTCGCTCATTGCATTGCCTCCAGGTTGAGCGTAGGGCGGGTGCAACCCGCCGGACAGGTGTTGGCGGGTTGCACCCGCCCTACATCCGTCGTGGTATGCAGTCGCTTCATCACTGCACCTCCGCCACTTCGCGCTTGGCGGCGGGCCGCTTGGCCGGCACCTCGGTGGCTTCGATCAGTACCTCGGCCACCAGCTCGGCGATGTCCTTGATCTCCGGACGCGGCGCGACCACACCTTCGAGCATCGCGGTGCACTGTGGGCAGCCGACGGCGACCAACTCGGCGCCCGTTTCCTTGATGTCGACCATGCGCATATCGGGGATACGCTGCTTGCCAGGAATGTCGGTGATCGGTGCGCCGCCACCGCCGCCGCAGCAGCGTGAGCGGAAGCCCGAGCGTTCCATTTCCTTCACTTCGATGCCGATGGCCTTCAGCACCGAACGTGGCGCTTCGTACTCGCCGTTGTAGCGACCGAGGTAGCAAGGATCGTGGTAGGTCACGCTGGCGGCCTTGCTTTGACCGAGGTTGAGCGAGCCCTTGCGCACCAGTTCGTCGATGAAGGTGCTGTGGTGCAGCACCTGATAATCACCGCCGAGCGCGCCGTATTCGTTCTTCAGCACGTGGAAGCTGTGTGGGTCGCAACTGACGATGCGCTTGAAGCGGTACTTGGCCAGGGTAGCGATGTTGCGCTTGGCCAGGTGCTGGAAGGTCGCTTCGTCGCCCAGGCGACGGGCCACGTCGCCGCTGTCGCGCTCTTCCAGGCCGAGCACGGCGAAGTCGACGTCGGCAGCCTTGAGGATCTTCACGAAGGCGCGCAGGGTGCGCTGATTGCGCATGTCGAAGGCGCTGTCACCGACCCAGAACAACACATCGGTTTCGCCCTTATCGGCGAGCAGCGGCAGGTTCAGGTCGGCGGCCCAGTTCAGGCGACCGCCGGGGTTGAAGCCGCCGGGGTTGTCGGTGGCGATCAGGTTATCCAATACCTCGGCGCCCTTGTTCGGCGTCGCCCCCTTCTCAAGCGTGAGATGACGGCGCATGTCGACGATGGCGTCGACGTGCTCGATCATCATCGGGCATTCCTCGACGCAGGCGCGGCAGGTGGTGCACGACCACAGGGTGTCGGCATCGACCAGCGCCTTGCCTTCGAGGGCGACGATTGGCTGGTGCGGGCCGCCACTGTGTTCGCCCAGCGGCTTGCCAGGGTAGGGCGAGCCAGCGAACTTGGCGTCGCTGCCGCCGGCCAGGCCGATGACCATGTCTTGGATCAGCTTCTTCGGGTTCAGCGGCTGGCCGGCGGCGAAGGCCGGGCACATGGCTTCGCACTTGCCGCACTGCACGCAGGCGTCAAAACCGAGCAGTTGGTTCCAGGTGAAGTCGGTGGGTTTTTCCACGCCCAGCGGGGCTTTGTGGTCGTCCAGATCGAGGGCTTTCAAACCGGTGGAGCGGCCACCGCCGAAGCGCTCGGCACGGCGGTGCCAGGCCAGGTGCAGGGCACCGGCGAAGGC
It encodes:
- the dgcB gene encoding dimethylglycine demethylation protein DgcB, whose product is MLNTILPILLFAALALAVIGAAKRFFMWRRGRPAKVDWIGGLLRMPRRYLVDLHHVVERDKYMSKTHVATAGGFVLAAVLAIVVHGFGLHSRILGFALLAATVLMFVGALFVAKRRLDPPSRLSKGPWMRLPKSLLMFAVSFFIATLPVAGILPAGFGGWILAAILAVGVAWGVSELFLGMTWGGPMKHAFAGALHLAWHRRAERFGGGRSTGLKALDLDDHKAPLGVEKPTDFTWNQLLGFDACVQCGKCEAMCPAFAAGQPLNPKKLIQDMVIGLAGGSDAKFAGSPYPGKPLGEHSGGPHQPIVALEGKALVDADTLWSCTTCRACVEECPMMIEHVDAIVDMRRHLTLEKGATPNKGAEVLDNLIATDNPGGFNPGGRLNWAADLNLPLLADKGETDVLFWVGDSAFDMRNQRTLRAFVKILKAADVDFAVLGLEERDSGDVARRLGDEATFQHLAKRNIATLAKYRFKRIVSCDPHSFHVLKNEYGALGGDYQVLHHSTFIDELVRKGSLNLGQSKAASVTYHDPCYLGRYNGEYEAPRSVLKAIGIEVKEMERSGFRSRCCGGGGGAPITDIPGKQRIPDMRMVDIKETGAELVAVGCPQCTAMLEGVVAPRPEIKDIAELVAEVLIEATEVPAKRPAAKREVAEVQ